The Clostridiales bacterium genome has a segment encoding these proteins:
- a CDS encoding ion transporter, whose amino-acid sequence MGATIVLSLVPLMFLGGSNWWLDCLSWVTVVVFLLDFIARCYVSPVDKYKIGRPWWRRYPFSFMGMVDFLSILPIFGMVSHKFSLFKLFRLVRIVALIKLTRYSTKDDMLLRVFQSNKNVLKTIGIFIFLYILISALLIYNVEPHINPSTGQETFSTFFDAVYWSVVTLTTVGYGDIYPITILGKIISICSMIFGIGIIATVSSVITSGLIEEIKKHTGTDETNKIS is encoded by the coding sequence ATGGGAGCTACGATTGTGCTCAGCCTTGTGCCGCTGATGTTTCTTGGCGGTAGCAACTGGTGGCTCGACTGCTTATCCTGGGTTACAGTGGTTGTGTTCCTGCTGGATTTCATTGCCAGGTGCTACGTATCACCGGTTGACAAGTACAAGATCGGACGCCCTTGGTGGCGTCGGTACCCTTTTTCGTTCATGGGAATGGTGGACTTTCTGTCTATACTACCTATCTTCGGAATGGTTAGTCACAAATTCTCGCTCTTCAAGCTCTTCCGGCTGGTAAGAATAGTGGCCTTGATAAAACTCACAAGATATTCCACAAAGGACGATATGCTACTGCGGGTATTTCAGAGTAACAAGAATGTACTCAAAACCATCGGCATCTTTATTTTTCTCTATATCCTCATTTCGGCGTTGCTGATCTATAATGTTGAGCCTCACATTAATCCATCAACAGGTCAGGAAACCTTCTCCACTTTCTTCGATGCCGTGTACTGGTCTGTAGTAACACTTACAACTGTAGGTTACGGTGACATCTATCCAATTACCATTTTGGGTAAAATCATATCCATCTGCTCCATGATTTTCGGAATAGGAATAATAGCCACAGTGTCAAGCGTCATTACATCCGGACTTATTGAGGAGATAAAAAAGCATACAGGAACCGACGAAACTAACAAAATTTCTTAA
- a CDS encoding DUF4230 domain-containing protein → MKFKLLTMCALAALLSSCAKNDNKELYQEIKSVDKMVFASMAITKTAKMESSDWYTMGKRIAVYSYDSYMRAYVDLSALQMDDLVFDEDAKTVKVTLPPVMTEITGRDMEMRKEYENIGMMRSDLDSKERAEIKEKANASFKTEVEENPMFKQQLTDAAKRKARKYFETIFEANGYTASIDFKPSSNPDSHDKE, encoded by the coding sequence ATGAAATTCAAATTATTAACTATGTGTGCGTTGGCGGCGTTGCTGTCATCGTGTGCGAAAAACGACAACAAGGAACTCTATCAGGAGATCAAATCGGTTGACAAGATGGTGTTCGCATCCATGGCAATAACCAAGACCGCAAAAATGGAAAGTTCCGATTGGTACACGATGGGTAAGAGAATAGCGGTCTATTCCTATGACTCATATATGCGTGCTTATGTGGATCTTTCAGCATTGCAGATGGACGACCTCGTTTTTGATGAGGATGCAAAGACCGTTAAGGTAACATTGCCTCCGGTAATGACTGAAATCACAGGCCGCGATATGGAGATGCGCAAAGAGTATGAGAATATCGGAATGATGAGGTCAGACCTTGACTCAAAGGAGCGGGCTGAAATCAAGGAGAAGGCGAATGCCTCATTCAAAACTGAGGTCGAGGAAAACCCCATGTTCAAGCAACAGCTGACAGACGCGGCCAAGAGAAAAGCCCGTAAATACTTCGAGACTATCTTCGAAGCTAACGGATATACAGCAAGTATCGATTTCAAACCCTCATCAAACCCAGACAGTCATGATAAAGAATAA